The Gymnodinialimonas sp. 57CJ19 genome includes a window with the following:
- the phoB gene encoding phosphate regulon transcriptional regulator PhoB, with the protein MAGEPIVLVVEDEPAQREVLAYNLRAEGVSVVTAASGDEALIVVQETLPDLIVLDWMLPEVSGIEICRQLKSGAATSKIPIIMLSARSEDTDKVRGLETGADDYITKPYSVAELLARVRTQLRRVRPSSVGERMEYEDIVVDLAEHRVYRGGDLVSLGPTEFRLLTAFMERPGRVWAREQLLDRVWGRDIYVDSRTVDVHVGRLRKALKVAQAGDPIRTVRGAGYALG; encoded by the coding sequence ATGGCTGGTGAACCGATCGTCCTTGTGGTGGAAGACGAGCCTGCTCAACGGGAGGTGCTCGCCTACAACCTCCGTGCCGAGGGGGTCTCGGTCGTGACGGCGGCCTCGGGCGACGAGGCGTTGATCGTGGTGCAAGAGACGTTGCCAGACCTCATCGTGTTGGACTGGATGCTGCCCGAGGTCAGCGGAATCGAGATTTGCCGCCAATTGAAATCGGGGGCCGCCACGTCAAAAATCCCGATCATCATGCTCTCGGCGCGGTCCGAGGATACGGACAAGGTGCGCGGCCTCGAAACCGGCGCCGATGACTACATCACCAAGCCGTATTCTGTGGCTGAACTTCTGGCCCGCGTGCGCACTCAGTTACGTAGGGTAAGGCCGTCCTCGGTGGGAGAGCGGATGGAGTATGAAGACATTGTCGTCGACCTGGCCGAGCACCGGGTTTATCGCGGCGGAGACTTGGTAAGCCTTGGGCCGACAGAATTCCGCTTGCTGACCGCGTTCATGGAACGGCCGGGCAGGGTGTGGGCCCGCGAACAGCTTCTGGACCGGGTCTGGGGCCGCGACATCTACGTCGATAGCCGTACGGTGGACGTCCACGTGGGCCGCTTGCGCAAGGCGTTGAAGGTGGCACAAGCCGGCGACCCGATCCGCACGGTGCGCGGCGCGGGCTATGCGCTGGGGTAA
- the phoU gene encoding phosphate signaling complex protein PhoU — MPNQEHIVSSFDRDLEGIQTKIMRMGGMVEESIANASTALTTRDIELAQAVRKADRTIDAAEIDLNEEAARIIALRQPAASDLRILLSVFRVSGNLERIGDYAKNIAKRSEAVIALPSVPGDAAALKRMARQVEMMLKDVLDAYIQRNADLAEDVRQRDLEVDQMYSALFREYLTHMMEDPRHITTCMHLHFMAKNIERMGDHVTSIAEQVVYLVTGEAPTDDRPKDDETAFVKGRLNDGW; from the coding sequence ATGCCAAACCAGGAACACATCGTCAGCAGCTTTGACCGCGACCTCGAAGGGATTCAGACCAAGATCATGCGCATGGGCGGCATGGTGGAGGAGTCGATTGCCAATGCGTCCACCGCGTTGACCACCCGCGACATCGAACTGGCCCAGGCCGTTCGCAAGGCCGACCGCACTATTGATGCGGCAGAGATCGACCTTAACGAAGAAGCCGCACGCATCATCGCGCTGCGCCAACCCGCGGCTTCGGACCTGCGAATACTACTGTCGGTTTTCCGCGTGTCAGGAAACCTGGAGCGGATCGGAGACTACGCCAAGAACATCGCTAAACGCAGCGAAGCAGTGATCGCGCTGCCCTCGGTTCCCGGCGACGCAGCCGCGCTCAAACGGATGGCACGCCAAGTTGAAATGATGCTGAAAGACGTGCTCGACGCCTATATTCAACGCAACGCCGACCTTGCCGAGGATGTGCGCCAGCGCGACCTTGAAGTGGACCAGATGTATTCCGCGCTGTTCCGGGAATACCTGACCCACATGATGGAAGATCCGCGCCACATTACCACCTGTATGCACTTGCATTTCATGGCAAAAAATATCGAACGGATGGGGGACCACGTGACCTCGATCGCCGAGCAGGTGGTCTATCTTGTGACCGGCGAAGCCCCAACCGACGACCGCCCGAAAGACGACGAAACGGCTTTCGTGAAAGGGCGCCTGAACGATGGCTGGTGA
- the pstB gene encoding phosphate ABC transporter ATP-binding protein PstB has protein sequence MNDMRTIDQEVAVETLKMKARGVDVFYGAGNGKRSAESMLNDASVTRAIKGVDVDIADKTVTAFIGPSGCGKSTFLRSLNRMNDTIEGCKVTGEITLEGENIYDPRIDPVQLRAKVGMVFQKPNPFPKSIFENVAYGPRIHGLAHKKADLEEIVEKSLRRAAIWDEVKDRLDAPGTGLSGGQQQRLCIARAVATSPEVLLMDEPCSALDPIATAQVEELIDELRERYSVVIVTHSMQQAARVSQKTAFFHLGNIVEFDDTDKIFTNPSDPRTESYITGRIG, from the coding sequence GTGAACGACATGCGCACAATCGACCAAGAGGTAGCTGTGGAAACGCTCAAGATGAAAGCCCGCGGCGTAGATGTGTTCTACGGGGCAGGGAACGGCAAACGCTCTGCCGAGAGTATGCTGAACGACGCGTCCGTCACCCGTGCCATCAAGGGCGTGGATGTGGATATTGCCGACAAGACAGTGACGGCGTTCATCGGCCCTTCGGGGTGCGGTAAATCCACCTTTCTGCGGTCGCTCAACCGGATGAACGACACCATCGAGGGCTGTAAGGTCACCGGAGAAATTACGCTGGAAGGCGAGAACATATACGACCCGCGCATCGACCCGGTGCAATTGCGCGCCAAGGTGGGCATGGTGTTTCAGAAGCCAAACCCGTTCCCCAAGTCGATCTTCGAAAATGTCGCCTACGGTCCCCGCATTCACGGGCTGGCCCACAAAAAAGCGGACCTTGAGGAGATCGTTGAAAAATCCCTGCGCCGCGCTGCCATTTGGGACGAGGTGAAAGACCGCCTCGATGCGCCTGGCACCGGCCTTTCCGGTGGGCAACAGCAGCGTCTTTGTATCGCCCGTGCGGTCGCCACATCGCCGGAAGTTCTGCTGATGGACGAGCCTTGCTCGGCGCTGGACCCCATCGCGACGGCGCAAGTGGAAGAACTGATCGACGAGCTGCGGGAGCGATACTCTGTTGTCATCGTGACTCATTCGATGCAGCAAGCCGCACGGGTCAGCCAGAAGACCGCGTTTTTCCACCTTGGGAACATCGTCGAATTCGACGACACCGACAAAATTTTCACCAACCCCAGCGATCCGCGCACGGAAAGCTACATCACGGGACGGATTGGATAG
- the pstA gene encoding phosphate ABC transporter permease PstA, giving the protein MANFPDTNGTTPARSLRQASAQVRRRKRKELLLQACGLGAILLAFSVLFMLVASLVKTGHTAFVQTHVTLDVYVDPAEIEVDRLPRGGFQNVLTAAVLANLPSADPETDARAVRGILSNGAQFDLRDRVVADNDLIGQTITLTLPVADIFDQLNKGGIRRDTPEELRRVNDQEILWFDELDAAGLISRPFNVALFTNADSRFPELAGLKGALVGSFWALLTCFVIAFPIGIGAAIYLEEFAPKNRLSDFIEVNINNLAAVPSVVFGLLALAVFLNWFGMPRSAPFVGGLTLALMTMPTIIIATRAALKAVPPSIREAALGLGASRQQVVFGHVLPLAMPGILTGTIIGLAQALGETAPLLLIGMNAFITSAASSPFDAATAMPTQIFIWADSPERGFVSRTSAAILVLLGFLVIMNGIAIYLRNKFERRW; this is encoded by the coding sequence ATGGCAAACTTTCCAGATACCAACGGTACGACCCCGGCCCGGTCGCTGCGTCAGGCGTCGGCCCAAGTGCGTCGCCGCAAGCGTAAAGAGTTGCTGCTGCAAGCCTGCGGGCTTGGGGCGATCCTGCTGGCCTTCTCGGTGCTCTTTATGCTTGTCGCCTCGCTGGTGAAAACGGGTCACACGGCCTTTGTGCAGACCCATGTGACCCTTGATGTCTACGTGGACCCCGCCGAGATCGAGGTGGACCGTCTGCCACGCGGCGGCTTCCAGAACGTGCTGACGGCGGCCGTACTGGCCAACCTGCCATCGGCGGACCCGGAAACCGACGCCCGTGCGGTGCGGGGCATCCTATCCAACGGGGCGCAGTTCGACCTGCGCGACCGGGTTGTGGCTGACAACGATCTGATTGGCCAGACCATCACCCTGACGCTGCCCGTTGCCGATATTTTCGACCAACTCAACAAGGGCGGCATTCGTCGCGACACGCCGGAAGAGCTGCGCCGCGTCAACGACCAAGAGATCCTTTGGTTCGACGAATTGGACGCCGCTGGCCTGATCTCTCGGCCCTTCAATGTCGCGCTCTTCACCAACGCCGATAGCCGCTTTCCTGAACTGGCGGGCCTGAAGGGGGCTTTGGTGGGATCATTCTGGGCGCTGCTGACCTGTTTTGTCATCGCCTTTCCCATCGGCATCGGCGCGGCCATCTACCTGGAGGAATTCGCCCCGAAAAACCGCCTGTCGGACTTCATCGAGGTGAACATCAACAACCTCGCGGCGGTGCCGTCGGTGGTCTTCGGTCTTCTGGCCTTGGCAGTGTTCCTGAACTGGTTCGGCATGCCCCGGTCGGCCCCATTTGTAGGCGGCCTGACCCTGGCGCTGATGACCATGCCCACGATCATCATCGCGACCCGTGCGGCCCTGAAAGCGGTGCCACCCTCGATCCGAGAGGCCGCCTTGGGCCTTGGCGCATCGCGTCAGCAGGTGGTCTTCGGGCACGTCCTGCCCTTGGCCATGCCCGGCATTCTTACGGGCACAATCATCGGCCTTGCTCAAGCGCTTGGGGAAACCGCGCCGCTGCTTCTGATCGGGATGAACGCGTTCATCACCTCGGCGGCCAGCTCTCCGTTTGATGCCGCCACGGCGATGCCCACACAGATCTTCATCTGGGCCGACAGCCCTGAGCGCGGCTTCGTCAGCCGGACATCCGCCGCGATCCTCGTGCTGCTTGGCTTCCTGGTCATCATGAACGGCATCGCGATCTATCTGAGAAATAAATTCGAAAGACGGTGGTAG